The Streptomyces collinus DNA segment CGCGGACGGCGCCGGGGCCGTCGGCGGCGGGGCTGGGCAGGTTCAGTGCCACCACCACCGTGCCGTTCGGCAGCTTGCAGAAGCCTCCTGCGGCCATGCGCTCATCCCCCCGTGTCGGTCGGTGTCAATAAGAGAGCCACAGGACGCACCTAAACACGGATCGGCGGTGACCCGCCAGTGGGTCACCGCCGATCATGTTCTGACCTGCAAGGATGCGGATTACCTACCCGCGGCGCCGACCTCCAGCTCGATCGTCGAGCCGTCCTTGGCTTCCTTGAGGATCTTGATCTTCGTGTTGGTGTCAGTGATCTTGACGCCCGCGGTGGGGTTCGACTCGTCGTAGTAGGTGTTCTTCCGGTCGTTGAAGACCGAGACGCCCTTCGACCCCGGGATGTACTTCGCCACGTCCGCCTTGTGCAGCGTCATGCCGTCGGTGCGGTAGAGGCTGAACGGCGAGTCGTAGGCCTGGATGCGGTTGCGCATCAGCGTGCCGTCGGCCCACTTCAGCTGGTCCGGGTGCGAGTCGATCGGCAGGACCAGACCGGTGCCCTTGTGCTGGCTGGTGTTGTTGTCGACCTGGGAGGTGTCCCACTTCCAGATCAGCAGGCCGTTCTGGTACGCGTAGTGCTCCACCCAGTCCGGACGCGCCGTGAAGCCGAAGTTGTACGGGCCGGTCTTCAGCGTCTTGTCGTACGACACGTACTGCCGGTTCTCGGCGATGTAGTACTGCGCGTAGTCCTTGGTGAAGGACGCGCCGATGCGGGAGAAGCCGGTGGCCTTCCACGCGGCGTCCGCGCTCTCGGCGTTGTCGGAGAAGACGGGCGCGCCGTCGGCCGTCACCGTGATCGCGTCGGCCGCGAAGCCCTTCTGGGCCACGCCGCCGTCGGTCTGGTAGCGGAAGCGGAGGTCGATCTTCTTGCCCGCGTAGGCGTCGAGCGGGAAGGCGAGCTTCTTGTAACCGTCGACCGTGCCGGTCAGGACCGGCTTGTCGCTGGCGTCGCGCTGGATCGGCTGGCCGTCCACCGTGCCGTCGACAGCGGTCCAGTTGGCGCCGCCGTCGGTCGAGACCTCGGTGTAGAGGAAGTCGTAGTTGGCCTCGATGTCGTACCAGCCGTCGAGGGTCAGCTGCGCCTTCGACTTGCCGGTCAGGTCGACGACACGCGTCAGGGTGTTCTTGAGGTTGTCACCGCTGCCGCTCCACCACTGGGTCTTGCCCTCGGCGGGGGCGACGACCTCGGTGGTGACCGCCTTCTTGGGGAGGTCGACGACCAGGGCCTGCTTGTGCTTGGTGTTGTACTCCGCCACGCCCAGCTTGTGCCAGGAGTTGACGCCGGCCTTGGCCTTGTCGAAGTTCAGCCAGCCGAGCTGCAGCTTGTCCCAGGCGGTCATGTCGCCGGGCAGGTCACCGATCTCGTTCTTGCCGGTGCCGAGCCAGGAACCGGACGACATCAGCGTCCAGAAGCCGGTGGAGTTCTCGCCGCCCGCGGTGTCGTAGTGGTCCGGCAGGCCGAGGTCGTGGCCGTACTCGTGGGCGTAGACGCCGAGTCCGCCGTTCTCGGGCTGGACGGTGTAGTCGCCGACCCAGATGCCGGTGTCGCCGATCTTCGCGCCGCCGAGCTTGTTGTTCTCGGGGCCGGTGGCGCCGGCGTCGGTGCCGAAGGCGTACCAGCGGTGGGCCCAGATCGCGTCGGTGCCCTGGGCGCCGCCGCCCGCGGACTCGTCCTCGCCGGCGTGCACGATCTGGAAGTGGTCGATGTAGCCGTCGGACTCGTTGAAGTCGCCGTCGCCGTCGAAGTCGTAGCGGTCCCACTCGTCGAAGCGCGCGACGTCCGCCTTGATCTGCGCGTCGGTCCTCCCCGCTGCCTTCTGCTGGGAGACCCAGGCGTTCAGACCGTCGCTGACGACGTTCCACACACTGGAGCAGTTGGTGTCACCGCAGGCGTTGTTGCCGTAGCGCGCCTCGTTGTAGGGGACCTTGACCCAGTCCGAGACCTCGCCGTCGACCGAGTAGCGGCCCGAGGACTGCTTCTCGTAGTAGGTCTTGACGGAGTCGACGCCCTTGCCGGAACCGAAGTACAGGTCCTGGAAGTAGTCCCGGTCGTAGTCGGCCCGCCAGGCCGTGGAGTTGTCCTTCTTGCGGTCGGGCTTGGGTATCGCGTTGTGCAGCGGGCCCGGGGTGCCGCCGTAGCGGCTGTCGACCTGGTCGCCGAACTCGACCAGGATCGTGAAGATCTTGTCGGTCTTCTCGCGGCCGAGCTCGACGTACTTGGCGTCGCCCTTCTTGCTCTTGAGCTGGACGACCTTCGAGCCCTCGCGGTTCTTGACCTTGCTCTTGCCCGACAGGACCTGGTTCAGGGCCTCCTGGCGCTGGGCGTCCTGCGTCTTGCTCAGGGGGCCTTCGAGGTCGTGCTCGTCATGGTGACGTTCCGCCGGGTCGTGCCGGTCCACGGTGGTGGGCCGGGGAGCCGGGGCGTCGTCGGCCACCGCGTAGGTCGAGGCGGTGGCAGTGGCCGCCGCGAGCGCCACGCTTATGGCGGCCGCTCTGAACGTCCAGGGTCTACT contains these protein-coding regions:
- a CDS encoding immune inhibitor A domain-containing protein, which codes for MTSRPWTFRAAAISVALAAATATASTYAVADDAPAPRPTTVDRHDPAERHHDEHDLEGPLSKTQDAQRQEALNQVLSGKSKVKNREGSKVVQLKSKKGDAKYVELGREKTDKIFTILVEFGDQVDSRYGGTPGPLHNAIPKPDRKKDNSTAWRADYDRDYFQDLYFGSGKGVDSVKTYYEKQSSGRYSVDGEVSDWVKVPYNEARYGNNACGDTNCSSVWNVVSDGLNAWVSQQKAAGRTDAQIKADVARFDEWDRYDFDGDGDFNESDGYIDHFQIVHAGEDESAGGGAQGTDAIWAHRWYAFGTDAGATGPENNKLGGAKIGDTGIWVGDYTVQPENGGLGVYAHEYGHDLGLPDHYDTAGGENSTGFWTLMSSGSWLGTGKNEIGDLPGDMTAWDKLQLGWLNFDKAKAGVNSWHKLGVAEYNTKHKQALVVDLPKKAVTTEVVAPAEGKTQWWSGSGDNLKNTLTRVVDLTGKSKAQLTLDGWYDIEANYDFLYTEVSTDGGANWTAVDGTVDGQPIQRDASDKPVLTGTVDGYKKLAFPLDAYAGKKIDLRFRYQTDGGVAQKGFAADAITVTADGAPVFSDNAESADAAWKATGFSRIGASFTKDYAQYYIAENRQYVSYDKTLKTGPYNFGFTARPDWVEHYAYQNGLLIWKWDTSQVDNNTSQHKGTGLVLPIDSHPDQLKWADGTLMRNRIQAYDSPFSLYRTDGMTLHKADVAKYIPGSKGVSVFNDRKNTYYDESNPTAGVKITDTNTKIKILKEAKDGSTIELEVGAAGR